A region of the Desulfobacter postgatei 2ac9 genome:
CTTGAAAACGGGGTGCTTCCAGAGATTGAAAGACCTGCCGGTGTTGAGGCTTTTTTACCTATTAGTGCCCTTGTGAGTCTAAAGCATTGGCTTTATACCGGCATCATTAACTCAATTCATCCATCAGCGCTTGTGTTGTTCCTAATCATCTGTGCCACTGCGGTGGTTACTAAAAAAGGCTTCTGCAGTTGGGTCTGCCCAATTGGCTTCTTATCAGAAGGTGCCGCCAAGCTGAACGGGATGCTGTTAAAAAAAACGCTGAGGCTGCCAGCCATTTTTGACGTTTTATTGCGCTCTTTGAAGTATTTGATCGCCGGTTTTTTTATCTATCAGATATTCTATAAAATGTCGGTCTCCAGTATAGAGCAGTTTATCCATAGCCCGTATAATCAATTTGCCGATATCAAAATGCTCAAATTTTTCAAGGATATGTCCACAACGGCTTTCATTGTTATCGTTGTGCTGATCTGCTTGACGATCACTATTCGAAATTTCTGGTGCCGGTACCTGTGTCCATACGGCGCGTTACTGGGAATTATCGGATTTTTGAGCCTGGGAAGAATTCATCGGCAGCCATCTCATTGCATTGATTGCGGCAGGTGTGAAACTGTCTGCCCCGGCAATATCGACATTCGGCAGAAAACGTGGATCAATTCCCTTGAATGCTCGACGTGTATGAGCTGCATTGAAACCTGCCCGGAAAAAAAGGTGTTGGGATTTAAGCTGGTACCAGGTCGAAAGTCCTTGGGCGCAATGGCCATCGCTATATTTTTTGTATTGATTTTTACAGCAGGAATCACTACTGCCGGATTGTCCGGGCACTGGAAGAACAACATTCCACTTCAGGCGTATTTGCAGCATGCTACACCTGATACGGCTCCGTCATCCAAAACGCTTAATCACATTAGTCCGGAAAAAATGCAGCGGATGATCCTGATGATGAACCAATTCCGGGCACAGAATATGCAGAATCTACAAAAATCAAACGAAGCTCAAAAATGACGACTCCATGGATATGCTGAACGGCCATTGCTGTCAACCCTTTACAAAGTCAAAAAAACCTCTCAGAAAAAAAGGAACAAGTCGATGAGAATTCATTATCTGCAACATGTCCCATTTGAAGATCTTGGCATGATGGCTCCGGTATTAGTGACGGGCGGCCATCAGTTAAGCAAGACACAATTTTTTAAATCCTGCACACTTCCGTCAGTTAACGATTTTGACTGCTTGATTGTTATGGGAGGTCCCATGGGGGCAAATGATGAGCCTTCCTATCCCTGGCTTTATGAAGAAAAAAAGTTAATTGAGCAGGCTGTCAGGCACAAAAAAAATATCCTGGGAATCTGCCTGGGAGCTTAATTGATTGCACAGGTGATGGGGGCGAATGTCCATAAAAATAAATATCGAGAAATCGGCTGGTTTGACATAGAAACCAGCAAAGCGATCAATGATACTATTCTGGCAGGTATTTTCCCGCAGCAGACATGTGTTTTCCACTGGCATGGGGATACTTTTGATATCCCAAAAGGAGCAGTGCATATCGCAAAAAGCCAGGCCTGTCTGAACCAAGGGTTTGTTTTTGGAGATCATATTATTGGATTCAATTTCACCTGGAATCAACACGGCAGACTGTCGAAAGCCGATTTTGAACTGTAAGGATGAAATTGACGGATCAAAATACGTTCAGTCGAAAACAGAAATTTTATCAACGGAAAATAATTTTTCCCACATCAATAAGATCATGCATGGCGTTTTGGATTCATTTACCCGGCAAACAGCAAAATAAATTTTTTAGAATGTGAAAGGAAAAATCCATGAAAGTTTTAAAACTCACAGAAACCAACGAATTTACCCGAACAGGGCAGATATGGAATCTGCCCCTACCCAATACATGGCCGAAAGGATGATCAAGGCCCTTTTGATAATAGATTGTGGGGTTTTGTTTTCCTAAAAAAATACTGGAAATCAATCGCGGTGCTGACCGGCGCCGTGCGCCGATCAAGCAAACGCAGTTTGATTGCTCGGTGTGCGGTGCCCGGTCCAGTACCTTGTGTACGCCCGGCATGGGCGTGAACTTATGGGGTGCAAGTCCCCTATACGTGAATCCTGTTAATGCATACAGCATTATCAGAAGTATTAGCCGAAAACAAGGGCGGAACCGCGAGGAACCGTCTGAAGGAAGTTGGAGTGCAAAACTATGAGCCGACGAACAGAAACAGCATATAAGGCCTGGTCTCCGGGTAAGCCAGCACAACATGTCGAAGCCCAGGATTCAGGAGACAGGGTAAATGCTGCGGTTGTGTAGTGACAGTTCACGTTCTTATCCGGGGAGATCTGTTTTGCATGCGTTGAGCACCTTTTGCAACAACTCCCGGCTCGGACCATACCGGGAAACCAAGGTCCAGGCATCACCGGCTGTCGCCGACGGTGATGAGACACGAACAATAGGCAGCACTTGCAAAAGACGTTTCATTGCGCCTTTCAGGGTAACCTGTCTGGTGACAGAGCAGAAGTCAGCAGACGTCATAGTAGCCAAACGCCGGGAGTAATGTCCCGGACATGGTGAAGGACTGAACATTAAGAGAAAAGGAGGTGTTCATGTGCTTTGTAGCTATAGTGAATCCGAATGGAGGAGTAGAGTACAAGCGCGTCATGAAAGAACCATTTTCAAATGATCATCTACTGGAACGTATCCTGTCAACGGAAAATGTCCACCAAGCCTGGAAACAGGTACGTGCCAACAAAGGGGCTCCCGGGATCGACGGTGTACCTGTCGATGAATTCCCGGATGCCTTCCGTAAGTTATGGCCGAAGATACGTACAGACTTATTCGAAGGGGCATACGTCCCTTCCCCTGTTCTTAGGGTGGAAATACCAAAACCGGACGGCAGTAAACGTCCACTTGGTATCCCAACAGTGCTGGATAGAGTTATCCAGCAGGCAATCGCCCAGGTCATGGGGTTAATATTTGATCCGCTATTTTCGGAATCAAGTTGCGGCTTCAGACCCGGAAGGTCGGCCCATGATGGTGTCCGGCAGGTAAAACAGTTCATAGGGCAGGGCTTTAAAGTAGCCGTTGATACCGATTTGTCGAAATTTTTTGATAAAGTGAATCATGATGTCCTTATGGTCAGGGTTGCCCGCCGGGTAAAGGATAAGCGTGTGTTAAGACTTATCGGTAAATACCTCCGGGCCGGTGTTATGGTCAACAATCGCCTTCAGGCAACACCAACCGGCGTTCCCCAGGGGGGGCCACTTTCACCACTGCTCGCTAACATTCTTCTCGATGATCTTGACAAGGAGCTGGAGAGGCGCGGTCACCAGTTTACCCGGTACGCTGACGACTGTGTGCCACGAAGGCAGACACTGTTGCAATAAACAGTGCAGCCATGCTGCACAAAAGATGAGGGAAGGCCCCTCGAAGCCGCCATGCAGGTGGAGGCTTCAAACCACCGTAAGCTGCGCCGGTTAAGAGCCGGGGTGGTGAGCGTTACGGAAAAGGCAGGACAAGATCTTGTCAGGTAGGTTCCAAGGAGACGAACGCAAGTGAATCACTATTGAAGTGTCGAAAGCGTAGGGATGAGGTCAAAACCGGGGGGTAGTCGTTAACCCGGGATAAGTTCGGCGGTTACCTGTTTACTGGCCGGGCGGCCTCCGGCATAAAGGTGGCGTGAACTTGGGACAGGCTTTTGTGTGGAACGTGGGAACCTGTCGCCCTGATGCTAAGGGAGAAATACAAGCGGAGGACCCGTAAGTATGAGAGTACCGATGCAGGGCACAGGGGCGGAGCGACCCGTAGTAGTGATGAAGATTCTGTAATGGAATTGGAGCGAAGGGGAAGCATTGACCAGCTTGAAGTAAAGAAAACAACTGGAAACAGGAGGATTGGATTGAACCAAGCAAAGCCGTTTTGTATTCCTAAACTTGAGGTTATGGAGGCATATGAACGGGTTAAAGCCAACAAAGGGGCTGCCGGTGTAGACGGACAGTCAATCGAAGAGTTTGAGTCTAACTTAAAGGACAATCTTTACAAGCTCTGGAATCGGATGTCCTCCGGCAGTTATTTCCCTCCTCCGGTAATGAGGGTGGAAATACCCAAGGGAGACGGTCGAATGAGGCCGTTGGGAATACCGACAGTGTCGGACAGAATCGCTCAGCAGATAGTCAAACAGCAATTGGAGCCGGAATTGGAAAAACATTTTCATCCGGATTCGTATGGCTATCGACCGGAGAAATCTGCTTTGGATGCAGTTGGGAAAGCCCGGGAGAATTGCTGGAAATATGACTGGGTATTGGATCTTGATATTAAAGGATTTTTCGATAATATTGACCATGATCTTTTGATGAAAGCAGTTCGGTATCACACGGATGACAGATGGGTGCTTCTGTATATAGAACGGTGGCTGAAAGCCCCTGTGATGATGACAGACCACACACTATTCCATCCAAAGAAGGGAACCCCGCAAGGAGGTGTTATCAGTCCCTTGCTGGCCAATCTCTTTTTGCATTATGCATTTGACAACTGGATGGAAAGGCAGTGCCCGGCCACACCGTTTGAGCGTTATGCGGATGATGCAGTGTGCCATTGTAAAAGCCTTGCCCAGGCTGAATATTTGCTTAGAAAGCTGAATGAGCGAATGGAGAATGTGGGACTGGAATTACATCCGGAGAAGACGAAAATAGTCTACTGCAAGGATACAGACCGGCAAAAGGATTATGCCCTGACAAGTTTTGATTTTCTGGGTTATACATTTCGTGCTCGGAAATCAAAGAACCGATGGAGAAAATTCTTCATTAATTTTTCTCCTGCTGTCAGCAATAAAGCAGCAAAAGCAATTCGGCAAACCTCACGAAAGTGGAATTGGCCCAGGCGCAGTGACAAGAGCCTGGAAGATTTAGCCCACATGTTCAATCCTGTCATTCAAGGTTGGATTAACTACTATGGCAGGTTTTATAAATCTGCACTCTACCCGGCCTTAAGGTGCCTGGATCGCCGGTTGGTGATTTGGGCAACAAGGAAATACAAACGTTTTAGGGGACATCGACGAAGGGCAAGTCAGTGGCTGGCTCGAATTGCACGAAGACAGCCAAATTTGTTTGCCCATTGGAGACTACTCTATGCATAGGCTGGTCAATAGGAGCCGGATGAGCGGAGACGTTCACGTCCGGTTCTGTGAGGGCCTGAGGGGGTGGTTCCCTCGGGCTACTCGACTTATCATTATGGTAAAAAGTTTGAGTGCCGGAAACCGTGTGATGGCCAGTATCAAGAGGTTCCTTGAAAATAAGCTTCGGCTCAGGATTAATGAAAAGAAAAGCAAGGTGGTGCCTGTGGAAGAGTGTGGTTTTCTTGGTTTTGTCTTTGTAAACGGCAAAATCAGATGGAGTGAAAAATCCTTTCTGGAATTTAAACGGCGGCTACGTCTGTTTACCGGAAGGAGCTGGTTTGTATCCATGGAGTACCGGTACAAGAAGTTAGCGGAATATGTGCGCGGCTGGATGAACTATTACGGAATATCGGAGTACTATCGTCCCATCCCGTTAATAGATGAATGGCTCCGCCGCCGGATACGGATGTGCTACTGGAAACAGTGGCGGTATACCCGTACCAAAGTCCGCCACCTGCTTAAACTCGGAACCTCCCAAAAACAGGCCATAATGACCGCTCTCAGCCGAAGGGGGCCATGGCATCTTTCCAGAACCATGGCTACGCAATCGGGCATGACCAATAAATGGCTGTCTGAACAAGGGTTAATATCTGTCAAAGACCAGTGGGTGAAAATTCATTACCCGGCTACGGCCCGGTAACCTTAATGAACCGCCCTATGCGGACCCGCTTGTGGGGTGGTGTGGGGCTGGGGGATTAAAACCCCCGGCTACCCGATTCAGGCGCCAGGGGCGCCGGGACAAGGTACTGGACGAAGTCAGCACCGCGATTCACGGCGGCGGAGCCGCCGTGAACGTCGCTAATCAGCCGCGCGGCTTTTCACATCGGCTGAATTTGCTTAGTTGGCTGTCATAGGATCATCATTTTTTCTTTTCCTCTTACAGGCCAGAGATAAAATTCCGATAACGGCTTATATCCAACGCCAATAGATCCGTCTACCATATACAATACCCATGCATAATTCGTATCATACATACTTGTGGTTGAAGACCAATAAAATTCCTGTACATCATTAAATAAATGACCATCCAGCAAAGCTGGAGAATGTTGGCTTATATCTGTTAAACTCTCCAGTTCAATAATATTGGGGATTCGCCAATCATTGTGTCCATATACCAGTTCTGTATTCATCTTTGAAATCAAATTAAAAGCCGAAGCCCAATCCGTCATTTCACTATGGAAAGTTGCATCTCGTAACCATGTCAGACCTGTATCATTGTCATAGATAGTCTGTTTATTTTTTATGAAACGATCCCTGGTGAACTCAATGCCTGCCTGTAACTCGCCATCTTGACCGGTATCATGACAATCTATAATAATACCGCTTTCATCAAAACAAGTCTTTTGCCCGGTCTGAAACAATTTGCTTTTATTTGGGCTTTCTACAGTTCGGACAGGCCAAACCATATATGAACCATATTTCATTCCCTTGAATACTCTGGCACCTCCCAAATGAATGTACCATGCCTGATCAGGCAATCTTGCACAAGTTGAAGAAGTCCAATAGTAACCGGTAAATACGTTTGTAAAAGGATGGTCGATTGGCAGACTTGGATTAATCGTATTATGACTCATCAAACTCAATAATTCTTTACGATTGGGGATTTTCCAATTTTGGTAGCCATAAAGGGTTGATTTGTTGAGCTCTTTAACAATATTTAAAGCCTCACTCCAACTCATGGGGAAATCTAATAAAGCGGCATTTTTTGTCCACATCAAACCCGTCTGCCTATCAATTACAGTTTCATTCTCTAACAAAAAACGATTCATTCTCCTCCTTGTTTTTAAATGAAAGCTCTCACGGTAGGAAAGCCAGTTATCGGCACCTATAAGTGCAGCAGAGAGGTCTCCCTGTCCCACTCTCTGGGCAGTTACCCGGGTCAACCGACAATTTCTCAGGCGAAACCTTCATCCGCTGGTATCCCGCGCCCTCGCGGCGCCCCAATATGTTGTATCCGGTACAGCTCTCTGAAAAACGAACACTTATAGACAAAAGGCTCGCTCGATTGTATTTCTAAAAGCGGTGCTATTGAGAAATTTATGTTACTAAAAAATGCAGCCGTTAGAACGAATCTTAAACGGTTGCATTCTTATTACTATGGGTGTCGCTAAAATACTTTTTATTGCTTATGTGCTTCAATTCCCAAGACTTTGTAACCCGCATCAGTTATCACCTGGGTAACAAGAGCCTCGTCCACGGGAGAATTTGAGTCCACAATCGCATGCTTTTCTTCAAGATTAACCGTGGTTGAAAAAATCCCCTCTACACCATTGAGTTTCTCTGTTACGGTTTTTGCACAATGCATACAACTCATACCATCAATGTTGATTTTTGTTTTCATTTCCGTCTCCTTGTTTTCAGATTTTATATTTTGATCAGGATACTGTATTCCTTCATCCGGTTTAAAATATCTTAATCTCAAGGCATTGGTTACAACTGATACAGAACTCATTGCCATGGCTGCAGCAGCAAACATCGGGTTCAATACCGGTCCTCCAAATAAATATAGAACGCCTGCTGCCACGGGAATCCCCGCTGTATTGTAGGCAAATGCCCAAAACAGATTCTCTTTTATATTCCGTAAAGTCGCCCGGCTCAGTTGTATTGCTGTCACAACGCCACTCAGGCTGTTCTGCATTAAAACAATACCTGCAGATTCCATAGCCACATCGGTTCCAGATCCAATTGCGAATCCAATATCTGACTGAGCCAATGCAGGTGCATCGTTTATACCATCGCCAACCATAGCCACAAACGAGCCGTCAGCTTGAAGTTGTTTAACGTTCTCCGCTTTTTCGCCAGGCATGACCTGCGATACGACTTCATCTATTTTCACCTGTTTTGCTATGGCGGCAGCCGTTAGTTTGTTGTCACCGGTCAGCATTACCGTTTTAATTCCCATCTTGTGGAGTTTTGCAATGGCATCCGCTGAATCGGATTTCACGACGTCTGCAACCGCAATGATACCGGCTAATTTCCCATCCAATGCCAAATACATGACTGTTTTACCTTCCTTAGATAAGATGTCGGCTTCTGGAATATCGTTTGCAGAGATATTATTTTCAGTCATGAATTCAATATTACCAAGCATCAGATTTCTATCATTTACTTTTGCCCGAATGCCCCGGCCTGCCACTGCAGCAAAATCGTTCAGCTGATGGAAGGGCGTATCCAGCTTTTCATATTCTTTTACAATGGCGGCACCTAAAGAATGTTCAGATCCTTTTTCTGCTGATGCTGAAAACTGTAAAACGTCATTTTTTTCAAAACCGTTAAATGCGATAACATCGGTCACCTTTGGTTCACCCTCTGTGATAGTGCCGGTTTTATCAAACACAATGGTTTTAACCCGGCTGGCGATTTCCAAAGGTTGACCACCCTTGATCAAAATACCCAGAGAAGCCCCCCGTCCCGTACCGACCATAATTGCCGTTGGCGTTGCAAGTCCCAAGGCGCAGGGGCAGGCAATCACAAGTACTGCAATAAAAATTTTCAGCGCAAAGCTTATTTCTGCACCGCCGATAAACCAGGCACTACTTGAAACCAGGGCGATACCAATAACCACCGGAACAAAATAGCCGGCAATGATATCAGCCATTCTTGCAATAGGCGCCTTACTCCCCTGGGCCTCCTCAACCAACTGAATGATCTGGGCAAGCGCTGTTTCTTTGCCGACTCGGTCTGCGCGGTAACGAATCGTTCCGGTCTGATTCATGCTGGCACCAGTAACGGTATCTCCAGCTGTTTTGTCAACCGGGATACTTTCCCCTGTTAACATAGATTCATCGACCGATGTGCGTCCCTCAAGGACAGTGCCGTCCACAGCAATTTTTTCTCCAGGCTTTGCCAACAGCACATCACCTGGAACAACTTGCTCAATCGGCACAATGGATTCCTTACCCTCTTTCACAAGGATAGCTGTTTTAGGCTGCAACCCCATCAGTTTTTTTATCGCACCTGATGTTTTGCCTTTGCTGACAGCCTCCATATATTTTCCAACCTTGATTAATGCGATGATCACCCCGGCAGTTTCATAATACAGGTGCATCACAAGGTCCGTCCTGCCTGTCAGTATCAAGACGGTATTAAACGCACTGTAAACGATAGCTGAGGTTGTACCTATGGCGATCAGAGAATCCATATTTGGATGCCCCCTGAAAAGGGCAGGATACCCTTTAACATAAAAATGGAGACCGCAAAAAATTATGGGAATCGTGAGGAATAGTTGACTCACAGCAAACGTTTTCGGGCTGTGCATCGGACTGATAAAGTCCGGAAGGGGAATGCCGACCATCTCAAGCATGGCAATAAGAAGCAATGGAATCGCAAAACCTATGGAAACAACAAGGCTGGTAAATTGCCGTTTAAGTTCTATGTTTTTCTTATTTTCAGACTCTTCTTCACCGGCTTCCACAAGTTGGTAGCCTGCTGTTTCAACCACATGGAAAATATCAGAAAGATCCAGTTCATTATCTGAAAAAGTTATACGGACTTTCTCGGTTGCCAAATTAACTGTTGCCGATTTTATCCCTTTCACATCGGCAATTGCATCTTCTACTCTCTTTACACATGCTGCGCAGGTCATCCCTTTGACGCCAAACGTCTTTGAATTTTCCGTCTTCTCAGGATATCCTTCGTATCCTGCTTTCTTTATTGCTGCTGTTAGATCCTCTATTTTAAATTTTTCAGGTTGGTATGAAACTTTCAACTTTTCTGTCGCAAAATTTACCGAAGCGTCTTTAACGCCCGGCACCTCTTTTGCGGCATTTTCGACATGACGAACGCATGCGCCGCATGTCATGCCATTGATATCTAATAGTTGGGTCTTAATACTCATAATGACCCCCCTTTTTATATTCGCTTGCTTAAGAGCTGCATTAATTCTTCAATCTTTTCTAAAATATCGTTTTCATTTTTTGACTGCACTGCATGCATTAAGCAATGCTGCATATGTGATTTGAGTATCTCCTGCTCGACTTTGTGAACAGCCGCTTTAACTGCTTTGAGCTGAGTTAAAATGTCAACACAGTACCGGCGGTCCTCTACCATTTTTTTGATACCTTTAATCTGTCCTTCAATACGATTTAAACTGGGTATCTGGTCTTTATATCCGGGGTTCATGTGCCTCCTTTATAATTGATATGTCATACCATATACTATGCCCTGGTAGGGTATATGTCAAGGTCGGCATTTCCCATGTGTTCTTTGTAGGTTCTCAATAGACTTCGATGGTGTGATCTTTAATTATAGCTTATATATCAATCAAGTCATCCAGCATCATATCCATGATATGGTGCCTAATAATTATCCGCCTTCTGCCTAAAAATTAACCAGTCAATTTTAATTAAGATCTCAAAAACATGGACATTGCATGTGATATCAGCATGATACAGTTTTGGCATAGTTGTTGAATTATACAATTACAAATGCGTTGGCATTGATTTTAGCAACCCAAATATAAAGGAGTTTATAGACATGACTAATCATTCAATCAAAAAAGTTTTTATTCTCGGAACCATCCTTCTTCTTACCGGTTTTGCAGCCTATGCATTTGCCCATGGCAGTGGCTATAACATGGGGGGCGGCTATCACAGAGGTGGTTACGGCATGATGAATGGCTCCCATATGGGCGGCCACATGTGGAATGATCTGTCCGTGGAAGATCAGCAGATGATGCACGACCAGATGAATAAATTTTTCTCAGAAACTCAGGAGGTTAGAAGTGAATATTACCAGAAACGCGTCGAATTGAATAAGGAATATTCAAAGCCTGAGAAAGACCAGGCTAAAATAGACGCGTTAGAAAAAGAACTGTTTGATCTGTCTTCAAAGATTGAAAAAAAACGTTTTGACCATAAAAGAGAAATGCAGAAGCTTTTTTCTGACAAAGCCCCTGGTTTTAATTACGGCATGGGCAGGGGTGGACACGGATACGGCGGCTGTTTCTAAACATTGATCACAATGTCGGGGTATACGTTTGACCTTACCCCGGCATTTAGTCTTTGGTTAAGTCGCCTGAGGAGAGCTTCAATACTAAAATGAAAGCAGGTGAAGATGATGAAAAATATAATTTCCCTTGGCATATGGGTATTAGCCATACTATTTGTATTTACAGGAAGTTCCATTGCCGGATGGGGTAACACCCAGGCCTTCTATCCAGGCGCTCACATGATGGGCGGCGGATATATGGGCTGGTCGATGATTTTTTTCTGGGTAATCCTTCTGGTTATATTAATCCTTGTTGTCCGGTGGATAATTAAGCTGAGCCAGTCAGACAATGCCCATCAGACCGCGTTGGATTTATTGAAAAAACGATTGGCAAATGGTGAAATTGATATCGAAGAATTTAAAGAAAAAAGCAAATTTTTATG
Encoded here:
- a CDS encoding Lcl C-terminal domain-containing protein gives rise to the protein MNRFLLENETVIDRQTGLMWTKNAALLDFPMSWSEALNIVKELNKSTLYGYQNWKIPNRKELLSLMSHNTINPSLPIDHPFTNVFTGYYWTSSTCARLPDQAWYIHLGGARVFKGMKYGSYMVWPVRTVESPNKSKLFQTGQKTCFDESGIIIDCHDTGQDGELQAGIEFTRDRFIKNKQTIYDNDTGLTWLRDATFHSEMTDWASAFNLISKMNTELVYGHNDWRIPNIIELESLTDISQHSPALLDGHLFNDVQEFYWSSTTSMYDTNYAWVLYMVDGSIGVGYKPLSEFYLWPVRGKEKMMIL
- a CDS encoding group II intron maturase-specific domain-containing protein; the protein is MSGDVHVRFCEGLRGWFPRATRLIIMVKSLSAGNRVMASIKRFLENKLRLRINEKKSKVVPVEECGFLGFVFVNGKIRWSEKSFLEFKRRLRLFTGRSWFVSMEYRYKKLAEYVRGWMNYYGISEYYRPIPLIDEWLRRRIRMCYWKQWRYTRTKVRHLLKLGTSQKQAIMTALSRRGPWHLSRTMATQSGMTNKWLSEQGLISVKDQWVKIHYPATAR
- a CDS encoding reverse transcriptase domain-containing protein, which encodes MCFVAIVNPNGGVEYKRVMKEPFSNDHLLERILSTENVHQAWKQVRANKGAPGIDGVPVDEFPDAFRKLWPKIRTDLFEGAYVPSPVLRVEIPKPDGSKRPLGIPTVLDRVIQQAIAQVMGLIFDPLFSESSCGFRPGRSAHDGVRQVKQFIGQGFKVAVDTDLSKFFDKVNHDVLMVRVARRVKDKRVLRLIGKYLRAGVMVNNRLQATPTGVPQGGPLSPLLANILLDDLDKELERRGHQFTRYADDCVPRRQTLLQ
- a CDS encoding metal-sensitive transcriptional regulator, which codes for MNPGYKDQIPSLNRIEGQIKGIKKMVEDRRYCVDILTQLKAVKAAVHKVEQEILKSHMQHCLMHAVQSKNENDILEKIEELMQLLSKRI
- the ltrA gene encoding group II intron reverse transcriptase/maturase translates to MLREKYKRRTRKYESTDAGHRGGATRSSDEDSVMELERRGSIDQLEVKKTTGNRRIGLNQAKPFCIPKLEVMEAYERVKANKGAAGVDGQSIEEFESNLKDNLYKLWNRMSSGSYFPPPVMRVEIPKGDGRMRPLGIPTVSDRIAQQIVKQQLEPELEKHFHPDSYGYRPEKSALDAVGKARENCWKYDWVLDLDIKGFFDNIDHDLLMKAVRYHTDDRWVLLYIERWLKAPVMMTDHTLFHPKKGTPQGGVISPLLANLFLHYAFDNWMERQCPATPFERYADDAVCHCKSLAQAEYLLRKLNERMENVGLELHPEKTKIVYCKDTDRQKDYALTSFDFLGYTFRARKSKNRWRKFFINFSPAVSNKAAKAIRQTSRKWNWPRRSDKSLEDLAHMFNPVIQGWINYYGRFYKSALYPALRCLDRRLVIWATRKYKRFRGHRRRASQWLARIARRQPNLFAHWRLLYA
- a CDS encoding glutamine amidotransferase-related protein; the encoded protein is MRIHYLQHVPFEDLGMMAPVLVTGGHQLSKTQFFKSCTLPSVNDFDCLIVMGGPMGANDEPSYPWLYEEKKLIEQAVRHKKNILGICLGA
- a CDS encoding 4Fe-4S binding protein, which gives rise to MKTTPLSTRRSVQIIFSGIVVFIGIRFYLFVSCLENGVLPEIERPAGVEAFLPISALVSLKHWLYTGIINSIHPSALVLFLIICATAVVTKKGFCSWVCPIGFLSEGAAKLNGMLLKKTLRLPAIFDVLLRSLKYLIAGFFIYQIFYKMSVSSIEQFIHSPYNQFADIKMLKFFKDMSTTAFIVIVVLICLTITIRNFWCRYLCPYGALLGIIGFLSLGRIHRQPSHCIDCGRCETVCPGNIDIRQKTWINSLECSTCMSCIETCPEKKVLGFKLVPGRKSLGAMAIAIFFVLIFTAGITTAGLSGHWKNNIPLQAYLQHATPDTAPSSKTLNHISPEKMQRMILMMNQFRAQNMQNLQKSNEAQK
- a CDS encoding type 1 glutamine amidotransferase, which produces MIAQVMGANVHKNKYREIGWFDIETSKAINDTILAGIFPQQTCVFHWHGDTFDIPKGAVHIAKSQACLNQGFVFGDHIIGFNFTWNQHGRLSKADFEL
- a CDS encoding SHOCT domain-containing protein, with protein sequence MMKNIISLGIWVLAILFVFTGSSIAGWGNTQAFYPGAHMMGGGYMGWSMIFFWVILLVILILVVRWIIKLSQSDNAHQTALDLLKKRLANGEIDIEEFKEKSKFL
- a CDS encoding heavy metal translocating P-type ATPase, which translates into the protein MSIKTQLLDINGMTCGACVRHVENAAKEVPGVKDASVNFATEKLKVSYQPEKFKIEDLTAAIKKAGYEGYPEKTENSKTFGVKGMTCAACVKRVEDAIADVKGIKSATVNLATEKVRITFSDNELDLSDIFHVVETAGYQLVEAGEEESENKKNIELKRQFTSLVVSIGFAIPLLLIAMLEMVGIPLPDFISPMHSPKTFAVSQLFLTIPIIFCGLHFYVKGYPALFRGHPNMDSLIAIGTTSAIVYSAFNTVLILTGRTDLVMHLYYETAGVIIALIKVGKYMEAVSKGKTSGAIKKLMGLQPKTAILVKEGKESIVPIEQVVPGDVLLAKPGEKIAVDGTVLEGRTSVDESMLTGESIPVDKTAGDTVTGASMNQTGTIRYRADRVGKETALAQIIQLVEEAQGSKAPIARMADIIAGYFVPVVIGIALVSSSAWFIGGAEISFALKIFIAVLVIACPCALGLATPTAIMVGTGRGASLGILIKGGQPLEIASRVKTIVFDKTGTITEGEPKVTDVIAFNGFEKNDVLQFSASAEKGSEHSLGAAIVKEYEKLDTPFHQLNDFAAVAGRGIRAKVNDRNLMLGNIEFMTENNISANDIPEADILSKEGKTVMYLALDGKLAGIIAVADVVKSDSADAIAKLHKMGIKTVMLTGDNKLTAAAIAKQVKIDEVVSQVMPGEKAENVKQLQADGSFVAMVGDGINDAPALAQSDIGFAIGSGTDVAMESAGIVLMQNSLSGVVTAIQLSRATLRNIKENLFWAFAYNTAGIPVAAGVLYLFGGPVLNPMFAAAAMAMSSVSVVTNALRLRYFKPDEGIQYPDQNIKSENKETEMKTKINIDGMSCMHCAKTVTEKLNGVEGIFSTTVNLEEKHAIVDSNSPVDEALVTQVITDAGYKVLGIEAHKQ
- a CDS encoding Spy/CpxP family protein refolding chaperone encodes the protein MTNHSIKKVFILGTILLLTGFAAYAFAHGSGYNMGGGYHRGGYGMMNGSHMGGHMWNDLSVEDQQMMHDQMNKFFSETQEVRSEYYQKRVELNKEYSKPEKDQAKIDALEKELFDLSSKIEKKRFDHKREMQKLFSDKAPGFNYGMGRGGHGYGGCF